A section of the Macadamia integrifolia cultivar HAES 741 chromosome 9, SCU_Mint_v3, whole genome shotgun sequence genome encodes:
- the LOC122089542 gene encoding cytochrome P450 94A1-like: MVTDRLTTPSSSAENILTTNSIVREYATNLVRQKKRELEKNSILETEDLLSRFLRSGHFDERFVTDIVISFIVAGRDTTSVALTWFFWLISNNPRVEEEILKEIREKPEALDYDEVKHVVYIHASLCESMRVYPPVPHDTKYASADNVLPDGTVVKKKVDVTYIPYAVGRTEAIWGKDWMEFRPERWLEKEEISRKWKFLARDPYTYPVFQARPMICLGKDMAFLQMQRIVAGVIQEYQVVPAEKGFDPFFTSYLSAKMKGGFPVRVVEQKEGRAVEVV, encoded by the coding sequence agaatattcttacaaCAAACTCAATAGTTCGTGAATACGCAACAAATCTCGTCAGACAAAAGAAACGAGAACTCGAAAAGAATTCTATATTAGAAACAGAGGACCTCCTCTCCAGATTCTTGAGATCTGGTCATTTTGATGAGCGATTTGTTACAGATATCGTTATCAGCTTCATCGTAGCTGGTAGGGATACAACATCTGTGGCCTTGACATGGTTCTTCTGGTTAATTTCCAATAACCCAAGAGTAGAAGAAGAGATTTTAAAGGAGATAAGGGAGAAGCCTGAAGCTCTTGATTATGATGAGGTCAAGCATGTCGTGTACATCCATGCTTCGCTCTGTGAGAGTATGAGGGTGTACCCACCAGTCCCCCATGACACCAAATATGCATCTGCGGACAATGTTCTACCAGATGGGACTGTTGTGAAGAAAAAAGTGGATGTGACCTACATTCCTTATGCAGTGGGAAGAACAGAGGCTATCTGGGGCAAAGATTGGATGGAGTTTCGGCCTGAGAGGTGGCTGGAGAAGGAGGAGATTTCGAGAAAGTGGAAATTCTTGGCGAGGGACCCGTACACCTACCCCGTTTTCCAAGCGAGGCCGATGATTTGTTTAGGGAAGGATATGGCGTTCTTGCAGATGCAGAGGATCGTTGCCGGAGTAATACAAGAGTATCAGGTGGTGCCGGCGGAGAAAGGGTTTGATCCGTTTTTCACATCGTACCTATCAGCCAAAATGAAAGGAGGTTTTCCGGTGAGAGTTGTGGAGCAAAAGGAAGGTAGGGCAGTAGAGGTTGTTTGA